In Prochlorococcus marinus str. MIT 1214, one DNA window encodes the following:
- the atpE gene encoding ATP synthase F0 subunit C has product MDSITTAASVVAAGLAVGLGAIGPGIGQGSAAQGAVEGIARQPEAEGKIRGTLLLSFAFMESLTIYGLVVALVLLFANPFAG; this is encoded by the coding sequence ATGGATTCCATTACCACCGCCGCATCAGTTGTTGCAGCTGGTTTAGCTGTAGGCCTTGGCGCAATAGGCCCTGGTATCGGTCAGGGTAGTGCTGCACAAGGAGCAGTAGAGGGTATAGCCCGTCAACCAGAAGCTGAGGGCAAAATCAGAGGTACTTTGCTTCTTTCTTTCGCTTTCATGGAATCACTTACCATTTATGGCCTTGTGGTTGCATTGGTGCTTCTCTTTGCTAACCCTTTTGCTGGTTGA
- the atpB gene encoding F0F1 ATP synthase subunit A, producing MGFLPFVFPLAELEVGQHLYWQIGNFRIHGQVFMTSWLLIGALLALVVIGTKKMERDPKGVQNLLEFLWDYIRDLARTQIGEKVYRDWMPFIGTLFLFIFVSNWGGALVPWKLIELPSGELGAPTADINTTVALALLVSLSYFYAGLSNKGLRYFEYYVHPTPIMLPFKIVEDFTKPLSLSFRLFGNILADELVVAVLVFLVPLVLPVPVMFLGLFTSAIQALIFATLAAYYIGEAVEEHH from the coding sequence ATGGGTTTTTTACCATTTGTTTTTCCTTTAGCTGAATTAGAGGTTGGTCAACATCTCTATTGGCAGATTGGAAATTTTAGAATTCACGGCCAAGTTTTTATGACTTCATGGCTGCTAATAGGCGCTTTGCTTGCCTTAGTGGTCATTGGAACAAAAAAAATGGAACGTGATCCGAAAGGTGTGCAAAATCTTTTGGAATTCCTATGGGATTACATACGTGATCTCGCAAGAACACAAATTGGTGAAAAGGTTTATAGAGATTGGATGCCTTTCATCGGAACCCTCTTTCTGTTCATATTCGTGAGCAACTGGGGCGGTGCATTAGTTCCATGGAAGCTGATTGAACTACCAAGTGGCGAACTTGGGGCACCTACAGCTGACATAAATACAACTGTTGCTTTAGCACTACTGGTATCTCTCTCATATTTCTATGCGGGGTTGAGCAATAAAGGTTTGCGTTACTTCGAGTATTACGTTCACCCAACGCCAATAATGCTCCCATTTAAAATTGTTGAAGATTTTACAAAGCCTCTCTCTCTCTCATTCCGTTTATTTGGAAACATTCTGGCGGATGAACTTGTTGTAGCTGTACTTGTTTTTCTTGTACCTCTTGTTCTTCCAGTTCCTGTTATGTTTCTAGGCTTGTTTACTAGTGCTATTCAGGCTCTGATTTTTGCAACTCTTGCTGCCTATTACATCGGGGAAGCAGTTGAAGAGCATCATTAA
- a CDS encoding F0F1 ATP synthase subunit B translates to MTSLIFASEGFGLNLNIFETNIINLAVVVFGLYKFLPGFLGKILERRRTTILSDLKEAEERLTQAQGSLSQAKDELASAKQKADKIRNDCKVRAEAIRLESEKRTVEEMARIKQGAASDLNAEAARVTSQLRKEAAELAIKKALAMLPKKLDSNTQDNFLKQSIKNIGDN, encoded by the coding sequence ATGACTTCTTTAATTTTCGCTTCCGAAGGCTTTGGCCTAAATTTAAATATTTTTGAGACCAATATTATCAACTTAGCTGTTGTTGTTTTTGGCCTCTATAAGTTCTTGCCAGGCTTTTTAGGAAAAATCCTTGAAAGACGAAGAACTACAATCCTTTCTGATTTGAAAGAAGCAGAAGAGCGTTTAACTCAAGCACAAGGTTCTCTTTCGCAAGCAAAAGACGAACTTGCCTCAGCGAAGCAAAAAGCAGACAAAATTAGAAATGATTGCAAAGTGAGAGCAGAAGCAATTCGTTTAGAGAGTGAAAAAAGAACTGTTGAGGAAATGGCAAGAATTAAACAAGGTGCTGCTTCTGACTTAAATGCTGAAGCTGCAAGAGTGACTTCTCAATTGAGAAAAGAAGCTGCAGAACTTGCTATTAAAAAAGCATTAGCAATGCTTCCTAAAAAGTTAGATTCAAATACTCAAGATAATTTTCTTAAACAGTCAATTAAAAATATT
- a CDS encoding F0F1 ATP synthase subunit B' gives MPTLFLFGASEGGLFDFDATLPLMAVQVVLLTFILNALFFKPVGRVVEEREDYVNTSRAEAKKKIAEVERLETELKDQLKEARLEAQKVILEAEQDSENLYKEALALATSEANASREKARREIDLQRDEALNQLKSEADNLGDLIIERLLAKK, from the coding sequence ATGCCAACTTTGTTTTTGTTTGGTGCCTCTGAGGGAGGTCTGTTTGATTTCGATGCAACTCTTCCGCTTATGGCCGTTCAAGTTGTATTACTTACTTTCATACTTAATGCTCTTTTCTTCAAGCCTGTTGGACGGGTAGTTGAAGAAAGAGAGGATTATGTAAATACAAGTCGGGCAGAAGCAAAGAAAAAAATTGCTGAGGTTGAAAGACTAGAGACTGAACTCAAAGATCAGCTCAAAGAAGCTCGTCTTGAAGCTCAGAAGGTTATTCTTGAGGCAGAGCAGGATTCTGAGAATCTTTATAAAGAAGCTCTTGCTCTTGCTACTTCAGAGGCAAATGCATCGAGAGAAAAAGCAAGGCGTGAGATTGATTTACAAAGAGATGAAGCTCTTAATCAACTTAAAAGCGAGGCTGACAATCTTGGTGATTTGATTATTGAACGACTCTTGGCAAAAAAATGA